One genomic region from Quercus robur chromosome 4, dhQueRobu3.1, whole genome shotgun sequence encodes:
- the LOC126722256 gene encoding uncharacterized protein LOC126722256, with amino-acid sequence MKGDPNKRNRNKYCRFHRDHGHDTDECFDLKQHIENLLRQGKLRNFLGRDHKDDKLKGKIEESSRPPLGEIRVILGGSSTGWSSKSKKVYLKVVQSVQLYGRSPRARSMNKQAITFTDEDAERIHHPHDDAIVITLLIADYTTKRVLADNGSST; translated from the coding sequence atgaagggagatcctAATAAGCGCAATAGGAAtaagtattgtcgcttccatagggATCATGGGCATGATACAGACGAGTGTTTTGATTTAAAGCAGCATATTGAAAATCTCCTAAGGCAAGGGAAGTTGAGgaatttccttggacgagaccaCAAGGACGACAAATTGAAAGGGAAGATAGAAGAATCATCGCGACCACCGCTCGGAGAAATAAGAGTCATCTTAGGGGGAAGTTCGACAGGTTGGtcatccaagtccaagaaagtATACTTGAAGGTGGTGCAGAGCGTCCAACTTTATGGACGATCACCAAGGGCAAGATCCATGAACAAACAAGCAATCACTTTCACGGATGAAGACGCTGAGAGAATTCATCACCCTCACGATGATGCTATCGTCATCACCTTGCTTATTGCTGACTACACAACCAAAAGAGTGCTAGCAGACAACGGAAGCTCgacataa